A window of Vigna radiata var. radiata cultivar VC1973A unplaced genomic scaffold, Vradiata_ver6 scaffold_194, whole genome shotgun sequence contains these coding sequences:
- the LOC106779345 gene encoding receptor-like protein 12 has product MFVTGHCLXHQQSLLLXLRNXLVFNPTKSKKLIHWNQSDDCCEWTGVTCSKGXVIALDLSQESISRGIDHLSSLFELQYLQSLNLAHNDFHSEIPPEFXKLKNLRHLNLSNAXFEGQIPIAISYLTKXETLDLSTTVTSKHGLKLETPNIAMXVQNFTEIXELXLDGIAISAKGEVWSHALSSLTXMQVLSMSSCNLSGPLDSSLVKLQSLLILQLXQNNLAGPVPESXGSLXNLTTLQLSDXGLNGVFPKTIFQIPSLQVLDVSDNPGLHGSLPNFPSQGSLYNLNLSHTXFSGXLPESIXNLKQLSKLDLSNCQFRGTLPYSMSNLTQLVHLDLSYNNXTGPIPSFNRXKALIVLSLNHNHFMGTVPSTHFKXLTNLMSIDLGDNSFDGXVPSSXLRLQSLXHLMLYYNKFDGVLDEFPNASLSSLEMLDLSGNNFEGPIPMSVFQLKRLRLLXLSKNKFNGTLQLVVIGRLQNLSSLDLAHNNLSVDARIDDASSFPSXXTLWLGSCXLRAFPEFLRNKSSLLYLDLSSNHIEGTIPNWIWKFDSMVILNVSYNLLTDFEGPFQNLTSNLFKLDLHSNSXQGPAPTFLKNAXYLDYSSNNFSSINFVDIASNIPFLYFLSLSNNSFHGKIHESFCNISDLRALDLSHNRFNGLIPMCLIGSSKLRLLNLGGNKLNGYISDTFSTSCSLRFLDLGGNLLRGTIPKSLANCQKLQVLNLGSNQXTXRFPCFLKSISSLKVMIXRSNKLHGSIGCSNNIGNWETLQIVDLASNXFSGTLPSSLLXSWKTLMLDEDKGGRFGHLYFNLYDDFNPLNFXXAIVDLXSELQIXLAKVIASEPSLIIDHIISHVFEEGVGXRTYEDSVTIVNKGRQLNLVKILTAFTSLDFSSNSFKGPIPEELMNLTALHALNLSQNTFSGSIPSSLGNLKHLESLDLSVNSLSGEIPTEIAKLSFLAVMNLSYNHLVGKIPTGTQIQTFESDSFVGNEGLCGPPLTQNCDGGXKKFSXPSXETXHSDXKGSIXXNILSVELGFTFGFGIYIFPLIFFKRWRMWYSKHLENILCKIVPQLDFVYVHRLGQNYRIMRWNPR; this is encoded by the coding sequence ATGTTTGTAACTGGTCATTGTCTTGNCCATCAACAATCTTTGCTGCTGNATTTGAGGAACNACCTTGTATTCAATCCGACCAAGTCCAAAAAACTGATTCACTGGAACCAAAGTGATGATTGTTGTGAATGGACTGGAGTGACATGCAGCAAAGGCCNTGTTATAGCTCTTGACTTGAGCCAAGAATCCATCTCTAGAGGTATTGATCATTTAAGCAGTCTCTTCGAGTTGCAATATTTGCAGAGTTTGAATTTGGCCCACAATGATTTTCATTCTGAGATTCCTCCAGAGTTCANAAAGCTAAAGAATTTGAGGCATTTGAATTTGTCAAATGCTGNATTTGAGGGGCAAATTCCAATTGCGATTTCTTACTTGACCAAGNTAGAAACTCTTGATTTGTCTACCACAGTTACTTCAAAACATGGTTTAAAACTTGAGACACCAAATATTGCAATGNTTGTGCAGAACTTCACAGAAATCAANGAGTTANNTCTGGATGGCATTGCAATATCAGCCAAAGGAGAGGTGTGGAGCCATGCTTTATCTTCACTCACTNGCATGCAAGTGTTAAGTATGTCATCTTGTAATCTCTCTGGTCCTTTGGATTCTTCATTAGTAAAACTGCAATCTCTCTTAATTCTTCAGTTGAANCAGAACAATTTAGCAGGTCCAGTTCCAGAGTCTTTNGGAAGTTTGNTCAATTTGACCACCTTGCAACTCAGTGATTGNGGTTTGAATGGAGTCTTTCCAAAAACTATCTTCCAAATACCATCATTGCAGGTGCTTGATGTGTCTGATAATCCAGGTCTTCATGGCTCTCTACCAAACTTTCCAAGTCAAGGCTCTCTCTACAACTTAAACCTTAGCCACACAANTTTTTCTGGGNCTCTGCCNGAATCTATTNACAATTTGAAGCAATTGTCTAAATTAGACCTATCAAATTGCCAGTTCAGAGGAACACTTCCTTATTCAATGTCAAATCTNACCCAACTTGTTCATCTAGACTTGTCATACAATAACTTNACTGGTCCTATTCCATCTTTTAATAGATNCAAGGCCCTGATAGTTTTATCCCTTAATCACAATCATTTTATGGGNACAGTTCCATCTACTCATTTTAAAGNCCTCACAAATCTCATGAGCATTGATTTAGGAGATAACTCNTTTGATGGANGAGTCCCTTCATCTNTGTTAAGACTTCAATCTCTTNAACATCTCATGCTTTATTACAACAAATTTGATGGNGTGTTGGATGAATTTCCTAATGCATCTTTGTCATCATTAGAGATGCTTGATTTGAGTGGCAACAACTTTGAAGGGCCTATTCCTATGTCTGTCTTTCAACTCAAAAGACTTCGTTTGCTTTNTCTTTCNAAAAATAAGTTCAATGGCACTCTACAACTTGTTGTGATTGGGAGGCTGCAGAATTTATCTTCACTTGATCTTGCACACAATAACTTGTCAGTTGATGCAAGAATTGATGATGCATCATCCTTTCCNAGTTTNNAAACTCTATGGTTGGGTTCATGCNANTTGAGAGCATTCCCNGAATTTTTGAGAAACAAATCTTCACTGCTCTACCTAGACTTGTCTAGCAATCACATTGAAGGAACAATACCAAACTGGATTTGGAAATTTGACAGTATGGTTATCTTGAATGTTTCTTACAACCTTTTGACAGATTTTGAAGGGCCTTTCCAAAACCTTACTTCAAATTTGTTCAAACTTGACCTTCACTCAAACAGTNTCCAAGGGCCTGCTCCTACTTTTCTGAAAAATGCCNTTTATTTGGACTACTCAAGCAATAACTTCAGCTCTATTAATTTTGTCGACATTGCTAGCAACATTCCTTTCTTGTACTTTCTCTCCCTTTCAAACAACAGTTTTCATGGAAAAATTCATGAATCCTTTTGTAACATTTCAGATCTTCGAGCACTNGATCTTTCTCATAACAGATTCAACGGCCTCATTCCNATGTGTTTGATAGGAAGTAGCAAACTCAGGCTACTAAATCTTGGTGGAAATAAACTCAATGGTTATATTTCAGATACATTCTCAACTTCATGTTCTCTAAGGTTTTTGGATCTTGGTGGGAATCTTCTAAGGGGAACCATCCCAAAATCTCTGGCTAATTGCCAAAAACTACAAGTTCTNAACCTNGGAAGCAATCAANTAACTGANAGATTTCCATGCTTCTTGAAGAGCATCTCCTCCCTCAAAGTCATGATTTTNAGGTCAAACAAATTGCATGGGAGTATTGGATGTTCCAATAACATTGGCAATTGGGAGACACTTCAAATTGTTGATTTAGCCTCNAACANTTTCAGTGGCACATTACCATCATCACTCTTANTGAGTTGGAAAACTCTGATGCTTGATGAAGATAAGGGTGGACGATTTGGCCATCTATATTTCAATCTCTATGATGACTTTAATCCTTTGAATTTCNTAANTGCNATTGTAGATCTCANNAGTGAGCTACAAATANNGTTAGCAAAAGTCATAGCATCAGAGCCAAGCCTTATAATAGACCACATAATCTCTCATGTCTTTGAGGAAGGTGTTGGTNTAAGAACATATGAGGATTCAGTTACNATTGTGAACAAAGGTAGAcagttaaatttagttaaaatccTCACTGCCTTCACTTCCTTGGATTTCTCATCAAACAGTTTTAAAGGGCCAATACCAGAAGAGCTTATGAATCTCACTGCACTGCATGCTCTTAACCTGTCACAGAACACTTTCTCTGGTAGCATCCCTTCTTCCTTAGGCAATCTGAAGCACCTTGAGTCCTTAGACTTGTCAGTAAACTCTTTGAGTGGAGAGATTCCAACAGAGATTGCAAAGTTATCATTTCTGGCTGTCATGAATCTCTCTTACAATCATTTGGTGGGCAAAATACCCACAGGCACACAAATTCAGACATTTGAGAGTGATTCATTTGTGGGCAATGAAGGGCTATGTGGACCTCCACTAACCCAGAACTGTGATGGTGGANGGAAAAAGTTTTCANCACCATCANCAGAAACACNTCATTCTGATNCAAAGGGTTCAATTGANNGGAATATCTTGAGTGTGGAATTGGGGTTTACTTTTGGCTTTGGAATTTACATATTCCCACTCATTTTCTTCAAGAGATGGAGAATGTGGTATTCCAAACACCTGGAAAACATCCTCTGCAAGATTGTTCCACAGCTTGATTTTGTTTATGTGCATCGTTTGGGACAAAATTATAGAATCATGAGGTGGAACCCTCGTTGA
- the LOC106779343 gene encoding putative receptor protein kinase ZmPK1, with the protein MATTNSSTNFAKISNNFFMASSSSSSSPIFVAILLLLLYFHSSAALPLSVERPDEDVIISKPKGTFTAGFRNVGENAFCFGVWFSQEEKHVVWMANRDVPVNGKRSSLSLLKNGNLVLSDAGQFDVWDTKTRSEKPLELHLHDTGNLVLREQTNRSSVLWESFNFPTDTLLPGQLLTRFTNLVSARSEGNYSSGFYKLFFDNDNVFRLLYEGREVSSVYWPDPWLVSNNVGSGNGRTSYNSSRVAVLDDFGLFSVSDKYSLTTIDYGLLLQRRLTLDYDGNVRIYSRENGQEDWSIAGQFKSQPCFIHGICGPNSICSHDKAIGRKCECVEGYSWVDSQDWSLGCTPNFKTTCDNKTEYRVVPLYEVDFYGYDYGTSFQNYTYKQCEKLCLDVCECMGFQYSFAAENGLFWCYPKTQLLNGHHSPGFTGNFFVRLPKESAQENHLQNNDGLVCPRNAEILLERPYVKGKENGSVKFMLWFAVGLGGFEAVCIFMVWCFLFRSSDHLVRADQQGYVLAAATGFRRYTYSELKQATKGFSEEIGRGAGGTVYKGVLSDNRVAAIKKLHEFADQGESEFLTEMSIIGRLNHMNLIGMWGYCVEGKHRILVYEYMENGSLANNLPSNSLDWKKRYNIAMGMAKGLAYLHEECLEWILHCDIKPQNILLDSDYQPKVADFGLSKPLNRNNLNNSSFSRIRGTRGYMAPEWVFNLQITSKVDVYSYGIVVLEMITGRSPMIGVQVTEPGQESHNERLATWVREKRRKTAEGTSWVEQIVDPTLGSDYNVKKMEILATVALECVEEEKDVRPSMSQVVERLQSHEHGS; encoded by the exons ATGGCTACTACAAATTCATCGACTAACTTTGCCAAAATCTCCAACAACTTTTTCATGgcttcctcttcatcttcttcttcaccaatcTTCGTGGCCATTCTCCTCCTCCTCTTGTACTTCCACTCTTCGGCGGCGCTCCCCCTCTCCGTGGAGAGACCCGACGAAGACGTGATAATTTCAAAGCCGAAGGGGACGTTCACGGCCGGGTTCAGGAACGTGGGGGAGAACGCGTTCTGCTTCGGCGTGTGGTTCTCGCAGGAGGAGAAGCACGTGGTCTGGATGGCCAACCGCGACGTTCCGGTGAACGGGAAACGCTCCTCGCTTTCCCTCCTCAAGAACGGCAACCTCGTTTTGTCTGACGCCGGACAGTTCGACGTTTGGGACACCAAGACTCGGTCGGAGAAGCCGTTGGAGTTGCATTTGCATGACACTGGAAACCTCGTGCTCCGGGAACAGACCAATAGAAGCTCTGTTTTGTGGGAAAGCTTTAATTTTCCCACTGATACACTCCTCCCTGGCCAGCTTCTCACCAG GTTCACGAATCTTGTCTCTGCTAGAAGTGAGGGCAACTATTCCTCTGGGTTTTACAAGCTCTTCTTCGACAACGACAACGTTTTCCGTCTTCTGTATGAGGGTCGTGAAGTTTCAAGCGTTTACTGGCCGGATCCTTGGCTGGTTAGCAACAACGTTGGGTCGGGTAACGGAAGAACCTCGTACAATAGTAGCAGAGTTGCAGTTCTAGATGACTTCGGCCTATTCAGCGTTTCTGATAAGTATAGTTTAACGACAATTGATTATGGGTTACTCCTTCAACGAAGGTTAACCCTTGACTATGATGGCAATGTTCGTATCTATAGCAGGGAAAATGGTCAAGAAGATTGGTCCATAGCAGGGCAATTTAAATCACAACCTTGTTTCATTCATGGGATCTGTGGACCTAACAGTATATGCAGTCATGATAAAGCAATTGGTAGAAAGTGTGAGTGTGTTGAAGGGTACAGCTGGGTTGATAGCCAAGATTGGTCTTTGGGTTGCACACCAAATTTCAAAACTACCTGTGATAACAAGACAGAATATCGCGTAGTACCCCTCTATGAAGTGGATTTCTATGGATATGACTATGGAACTTCCTTTCAAAATTACACATATAAACAATGTGAGAAACTGTGCTTGGACGTGTGCGAGTGCATGGGCTTTCAGTACAGCTTTGCTGCAGAGAATGGGCTCTTTTGGTGTTACCCAAAGACGCAGTTGCTAAATGGACACCATTCACCCGGTTTCACAGGAAATTTTTTCGTGCGTCTGCCAAAAGAAAGTGCTCAAGAGAACcacctgcaaaacaatgatGGCTTGGTTTGTCCGAGAAATGCAGAAATACTGCTAGAAAGACCATATGTGAAAGGCAAGGAAAATGGGTCTGTGAAGTTCATGCTTTGGTTTGCAGTTGGCTTAGGAGGGTTTGAGGCGGTGTGCATCTTCATGGTGTGGTGTTTCTTGTTTAGGAGTAGCGACCATTTGGTTAGGGCAGACCAACAAGGGTACGTTCTTGCTGCAGCTACAGGTTTCAGAAGGTACACATACTCTGAACTGAAACAAGCCACAAAGGGTTTCAGTGAAGAGATCGGAAGGGGTGCAGGAGGGACAGTATACAAGGGTGTGTTATCAGATAACCGAGTTGCAGCAATAAAAAAGCTGCACGAATTTGCGGACCAAGGAGAGAGTGAGTTCCTCACTGAAATGAGCATCATTGGAAGGCTCAATCACATGAACTTAATCGGCATGTGGGGGTATTGTGTGGAAGGAAAACACAGGATCCTGGTTTATGAGTACATGGAAAACGGCTCTCTGGCTAATAATCTTCCATCAAATTCACTTGATTGGAAGAAGAGGTACAACATTGCAATGGGAATGGCAAAGGGTTTGGCCTATTTACATGAAGAGTGCTTGGAGTGGATCTTGCACTGTGATATCAAGCCTCAAAACATACTTCTTGACTCTGATTACCAACCCAAGGTGGCTGATTTTGGCTTGTCCAAGCCCTTGAACAGAAACAACCTCAACAACTCAAGCTTCTCTAGAATAAGAGGCACAAGGGGTTACATGGCACCAGAATGGGTTTTCAACTTGCAAATCACTTCCAAGGTTGATGTTTATAGCTATGGAATCGTTGTGTTGGAGATGATAACTGGGAGGAGTCCAATGATTGGTGTCCAAGTCACAGAACCAGGGCAAGAGTCGCATAATGAGAGGTTGGCAACATGGGTGAgggagaaaagaaggaaaacagCAGAAGGAACATCTTGGGTGGAACAAATTGTTGACCCCACTTTAGGATCAGATTACAACGTGAAGAAGATGGAGATTTTGGCAACAGTGGCTTTGGAATGTGtagaggaagagaaagatgTGAGACCTAGCATGAGTCAAGTCGTTGAAAGACTCCAAAGTCATGAACACGGTTCTTGA
- the LOC106779346 gene encoding subtilisin-like protease SBT4.14, with product MSLCSCRNFPTPFLWFPLLLVLLTNASADGVKQKNFYIVFLGDLAGSRDIALDTHLNILSTVKGSILEAKESMVYSYTKSFNAFAAKLSKDEAKNLSAMDEVVSVIPNQYRKLHTTRSWDFIGLPLTAKRKLKSESDIIVALLDTGVTPQLQSFKDDGFGPPPAKWKGTCDKYANFSGCNNKLIGARYFKIGGRPDPSDILSPIDVVGHGTHTASTAAGTVVPDASLFGIAKGTARGAVPSARLAVYKVCWASDDCADMDILAAFEAAIHDGVDVISISIGGGNPNYVQDSIGIGSFHAMRKGIVTVASAGNDGPFMATVTNTAPWIVTVAASAIDRDFRSTIQLGNGKNFSGGGLTTFNPKQKQYPLVNGTDAARNSGSKENARFCYEDSLDPTKVKGKLVYCSLSGWGSESVVKGIGGIGTIMESDQAFEIAQIFMAPATIVNSSIGQIIINYTHSTRSPSAVIHKTHEVKIPAPFTASFSSRGPNPASKHILKPDVTAPGLNILASYTPMRSITGEKGDTQFSEFTLMSGTSMACPHVSGVAAYVKSFHPNWSPAAIRSAIITTAKPMSQRINKEAEFAYGGGQVNPTRAVNPGLVYEMDDFAYVQFLCHEGYNGSTLSVLVGSPVNCTSLLPGLGHDALNYPSMQLSVENNSGTTVGVFRRRVTNVGPAPTIFNATIKSPKGVEITVKPASLIFSHTLQKKSFKVVVKAKSMASMKIVSGSLIWRSTRYIVRSPIVIYSP from the exons ATGTCACTATGTTCATGCAGAAACTTCCCAACTCCTTTTCTTTGGTTTCCATTGTTGCTGGTTCTGCTGACCAATGCTTCAGCTGATGGTGTCAAACAAAAG AacttttacattgttttcctGGGAGATCTTGCTGGGAGTAGAGACATAGCTCTAGACACCCATTTAAATATTCTCTCTACTGTTAAAGGAAG CATCCTTGAAGCCAAAGAATCCATGGTATACAGCTACACAAAGAGCTTTAATGCATTTGCTGCTAAATTATCCAAGGATGAAGCTAAGAACTTATCTG CCATGGATGAAGTAGTTTCTGTTATTCCAAATCAGTACCGCAAGCTACACACAACAAGATCATGGGACTTCATAGGATTACCTTTGACTGCTAAGAGAAAACTGAAATCAGAAAGTGACATAATTGTGGCTCTTTTGGATACAG GGGTCACTCCTCAGCTTCAAAGCTTCAAGGACGATGGATTTGGCCCTCCACCTGCTAAATGGAAAGGAACTTGTGATAAATATGCAAATTTTTCAGGCTGCAATAA CAAGCTGATAGGAGCCAGATATTTCAAGATTGGTGGAAGGCCTGATCCATCTGACATATTATCCCCCATAGATGTGGTTGGTCATGGAACTCATACTGCATCAACAGCAGCAGGAACTGTTGTCCCAGATGCAAGTCTTTTTGGCATAGCCAAAGGCACAGCTCGTGGTGCTGTGCCATCAGCCAGATTGGCAGTTTACAAAGTCTGCTGGGCGAGTGATGATTGTGCAGACATGGACATACTTGCAGCATTTGAAGCTGCTATACATGATGGTGTTGATGTCATATCCATTTCCATTGGTGGAGGGAATCCAAATTATGTGCAGGACTCTATAGGAATTGGATCATTTCATGCCATGAGGAAAGGCATAGTCACTGTGGCCTCAGCTGGAAATGATGGACCATTCATGGCAACTGTCACAAATACTGCACCATGGATTGTAACAGTGGCTGCTAGTGCCATTGATAGGGATTTCAGGAGCACTATTCAGTTGGGAAATGGAAAGAATTTTTCT GGGGGAGGGCTGACCACCTTCAATCCAAAACAAAAACAGTACCCCCTTGTCAATGGGACTGATGCAGCCAGAAACTCTGGAAGCAAGGAAAATGCTAg GTTCTGCTATGAAGACTCCTTGGATCCAACTAAGGTGAAAGGAAAACTTGTATACTGTAGTTTAAGTGGCTGGGGCAGTGAATCTGTTGTGAAAGGAATTGGTGGCATTGGTACTATAATGGAAAGTGACCAAGCTTTTGAAATTGCCCAAATATTCATGGCTCCAGCTACCATAGTGAATAGTAGCATAGGtcaaattattatcaattataCACACTCCACAAG ATCACCATCAGCAGTAATACATAAGACCCACGAAGTAAAGATTCCAGCTCCATTTACTGCTTCATTTTCATCTAGAGGTCCAAATCCAGCATCTAAACATATTCTCAAG CCAGATGTTACTGCTCCTGGCCTTAACATCTTAGCATCTTATACACCTATGAGGTCAATTACTGGAGAGAAAGGAGATACCCAGTTTTCAGAATTTACACTTATGTCTGGAACTTCTATGGCATGCCCTCATGTTTCTGGTGTAGCAGCATATGTGAAATCTTTTCACCCCAATTGGTCTCCTGCTGCAATAAGATCAGCCATTATTACCACAG CTAAACCTATGAGCCAGAGAATTAACAAGGAGGCAGAATTTGCCTATGGTGGTGGTCAAGTGAACCCTACAAGAGCTGTGAACCCTGGTTTAGTCTATGAGATGGATGACTTTGCATATGTTCAGTTTTTATGCCATGAGGGCTATAATGGTTCCACTCTATCAGTGCTAGTTGGCTCTCCTGTGAACTGCACCTCTTTGCTTCCAGGACTTGGCCATGATGCTCTCAACTATCCTAGCATGCAACTAAGTGTGGAAAACAACTCAGGCACAACAGTAGGAGTTTTCAGGAGAAGAGTGACCAATGTTGGTCCTGCTCCAACCATCTTCAATGCCACCATCAAATCTCCCAAAGGAGTGGAAATCACAGTGAAACCTGCAAGCCTCATTTTCTCTCATACTTTGCAGAAGAAGAGCTTCAAGGTAGTGGTGAAAGCAAAATCTATGGCAAGCATGAAAATAGTATCAGGTTCTCTTATTTGGAGAAGCACACGTTACATTGTTAGGAGCCCTATTGTTATCTATAGTCCATAA